One stretch of Lemur catta isolate mLemCat1 chromosome 2, mLemCat1.pri, whole genome shotgun sequence DNA includes these proteins:
- the FLYWCH2 gene encoding FLYWCH family member 2, with translation MPLPEASEQEGEGVKPGQEPSVKPGQEPSADPGTDVVPAAPRKPRKFSKLVLLTASKDSAKVAGAKRKGVHCIMSLGVPGPATLAKALLKTHPEAQRAIEAAPQEPEQKRSKLDADADGKEAGRLAGGPPSERGEEAAAHPEAPSTSPEP, from the exons ATGCCCCTGCCCGAGGCCAGCGAGCAGGAGGGCGAGGGCGTGAAGCCCGGCCAGGAGCCATCCGTGAAGCCTGGCCAGGAGCCATCTGCTGATCCAGGCACAGATGTCGTCCCGGCAGCCCCCAGGAAGCCCAGGAAGTTCTCCAAACTGGTCCTGCTGACAGCCTCCAAAGACAGCGCCAAAGTGGCCGGGGCCAAGCGCAAAGGCGTGCACTGCATCATGTCCCTGGGAgtgcctggccctgccaccctTGCCAAGGCCCTCCTCAAGACCCACCCCGAGGCCCAGCGGGCCATCGAAGCAGCCCCCCAGGAGCCGGAGCAGAAACGCAGCAAGCTGGATGCGG ACGCTGATGGAAAAGAAGCCGGCAGGTTAGCAGGGGGGCCTCCTTCCGAGCGAGGGGAGGAGGCTGCCGCCCACCCTGAGGCGCCCAGCACGTCCCCAGAACCTTGA